In Callospermophilus lateralis isolate mCalLat2 chromosome 15, mCalLat2.hap1, whole genome shotgun sequence, the genomic stretch TGCTGGCCGCAGCTGAGGGAACGCAATTTTCTGACGGAGGGGAGGAGGacgaggaagaagaaagggagaaaCTGTCCTATTTGAACTCACTAGCCACAGCCGACGGCCAGGGGGATTCGGGTCTCTGTCACCAGGGCTATGTCCACTCGGTCCTTCGAGACTCGTGCAGCCGGCCCAAGgaacatgaagaggaggtcgtgaGAGATCGGAACCAAAGTGAGTAGAGGGGGAAAAGAAACGCACCGGCACACCTGAAGCAATGGCACAGCGCCCACAATCAGCCCACAAACCTTACCAGGCAGGTTACGAGCCCCTTTAACCTTTGGCTGGGGTCACGCCTGGGGTCCTGGTCAACAGCAGCTCAATAAAGCACAGAtacctgagagagagagagagagagagagagagagagagagagagcgagcgcgcTGGGGAGGAAGAAGGACTTGGTGGCCCTGACAATTACAGATGGGGGCAGAAACGATGCAGCCCCTAGGGAAGGGAAAGTGGTTATTGCTGCCCTGATGTTGATAAGCAACACAGGCTTAACTGTTGAGTCCCAACatctagaaatattttttctctcctCCCACCCCTGACCCCCATCCCAAAGgctcttctcaaaaaaaaaaaaaaaaaaaaaaggagcctgACCTAGTTTTTCACTTCCCCTCCAACATGAATTCTCTGAGGCCAGGTGTCCACCCTTCTCcaaaaaaacagaacaagcagGTTGTGTCTCAAGTGTCCTAAGGGTGCAGGAATTTTGGTAGAGACCACCTAGGTGGTTTTCTGACTTCTCTGCTTGAAGATCAACATTCTCACGGCTGCAGAGAGAAGGGGATAGTCTTAGAGTTCATGGGAATACAGTTCATTCCGTGTGATCTGTAGCTCTCACACCCCTGGGGCCCCTGGGAACGTTTGCTTTGTGTCTCAGACTGTAGGCCCAATAGAGAACACACCGAACTTAGTGCCAGATCTAGCCGTTCATATCTAACCAGAAGAGAATTAGGAGGGGTGATCAGATAACTGAACAAAGCTCCCAAAGAATTGTTTCCGAGGGGACAGAGTTAAAGAATCTCTTTCTCCAAGAGGAAGTTTGATGTGGCTGAGGCCACGGCCTGTGCTCTGACAGCTCACCCTAGCCTAAAATAGACATGAAACTGTCTAAAATCAGTTAATCAAACTTCTTTTTCTCTCTAAGgtaacacacaacacacatttGCATGTAGTCTTTTATAAGCAAAGAACTGTCCTTGAGCAATGCATTTCCCAAAAGAAAGATTTTCGGGCAACCCATGCACCTAGGTCACCTAATACCAGCATGTCTCACACCTTCAGCTATGCATGGTGTTGTGGAAGGCAAACGAGTTTGCAAATACTGTATTATTTGTAGCTTTCATTCTGAAAATAGTCATTAGCATGTTGAGTCGCACACTTAATACAGGGTAATCTCTTCTTTTGCAGATGCTCAAGTTTTAATAAATGCACACTAACTACTCTATCCCACCAAAAGTGCCTCCGCCCGCCCGCTGAGGGTGTTCTTTGGGTACTCGGGTTGTCGCCTCAGTGTGTCATGGCACCAGGAGCCACAAACTTTCTAAAAAGTCCAGGCATTTACTACCATATGCTCTGAGCTGCCACCAAATAAGGGGAAGCCCGGGAGAGACCAGGAATAGCTAATGGATGCTGTTGTTTTGCTTCTCTCGCAGAAAACTGTCAGCTAAAGAAGCCTCTAGAGACGACCGGAGACTGTAAGACGGCGGAGGAGAGCGAGAGGCCAAAGCCACGCAGCCGCCGGAAGCCCCGAGTCCTCTTCTCACAAGCCCAAGTCTTTGAGCTAGAACGCAGGTTCAAGCAGCAGAGGTACCTGTCGGCGCCCGAGCGCGAGCACCTCGCCAGCAGCCTGAAGCTTACGTCCACGCAGGTGAAAATCTGGTTCCAGAATCGCAGGTACAAATGCAAGAGACAGCGGCAGGACAAGTCTCTGGAGCTGGGAGCACATGCTCCGCCGCAGCCGCCGCGCCGTGTGGCGGTACCGGTGCTGGTGCGGGATGGCAAACCGTGCGTCACGCCCAGCGCTCCGGCCTACGGTGCACCGTACAGTGTGGGCGCTGGCGCTTACTCGTACAACAGCTTCCCTGCGTACGGCTATGGGAACTCCGCCGCcgcggccgccgccgccgccgccgcagcGGCTGCCGCTGCCGCGGCCTACAGCGGCAGCTACGGCTGTGCCTACCCCGCAGGCGGCAGTGGCGGTGGGGGGGCTTCTGCCGCGGCCACCACCATGCAACCCGCCTGTAGCGCGACCGGAGGCGGCCCCTTCATGAACGTGAGCAACCTGGGAAGCTTCGGCGGCGGTGGCGGCTCACAGCCATTGCACCAGGGTGCTACAGCCGGGACCGCGTGTGCACAGGGTACCTTACAGGGCATACGGGCCTGGTAAGGACCAGTCGGATCACGCGGCGGGCGCCTACCGCAGCCTGGAGCCGCGGGAATGAAGCGCGAGAAAGGCCAGACCCAAGGGCCAGGTCCCCtcgttaaaatatatatgtatacatatgtctcgCTCCCCAGGGCTCAGAATCGCAGCCCACTCGAGGCCTGGGGATGGCGACTCAGGGGCAAGGAGGATGCCCGAGTCCGGTTGCCAAAACCGTTTTCGAGTCAGAAACTCCCTGCCTGGGCGCCAGGgaggactctaacccctaccctggCCCCGAGGGGAATGCAGGAGGCTGGGACTCTGGCTGCCGTTTGTTCTCCCCAAAACAAGAAGGGTTTCTCTCCCTCCATCTTCTTGTGGCCTCCGCAAAGCGTTGGCGGGGAACCTGgacctaaaagaaaaagaaaacaggaaggCATGAAAGAGAAAAATGGGGATCGTGGCTTGAGAAACATCAGGCTTTACCGACCCTCTGTCCCCTTTGCGGGGCTCAGAGCTCCACACTACAGTGAATTTTCGTTTTCCAACTGCCTCCCCTCCGTAGCGGAGACTTTGGCCCAGATCTCCAGAGATTGTCAGGGGACTCAGGACTCCGCGAAGAAAACCAGCCAAGTGAGATCAAAAGTTGGGGGAGGGGGCGCTGAGCTAATCCAGGACCTGGTGGCCCATTGGAGATGTTACCAGGTTCCCTTTCTGTTTCGTATTCTGTATTCAGCACATATTATTTCTATATATAACTATATCCACACGCCGTGTACACACCCGCTGCCATACACTACAGGAGTCAATAAACAAGGTGCAATACTTACAAACTATTGgccggctacagactctttagcCAAAAAATGTGGGGAGGGATCTCTTAAaccgggagggaagggaaggaaaaggTGGTAAAGAAAGCAGTACCCTGGGCAATGGGAGGCCTGGTCCCTTCCGAGCCAGGCCCCAGGCTGCAAGTTTCTCTTCAGGGCTTTGTTCATTAATTTATCTTTACTGTTGTGGCTAGGACCCGCCACAGACTCAGAGCCTTTTGAGGTCCCTGCTTTGTATTGCCCCCAGTTTTACCCACATGCTTGAAATAACTGTCTGGACCTTCCTCTCCTCGGTCAAGGTTTAGACGGCCCCACCTCGAGGGTCGCCGAGGGTCGCCGAGGGTCGCCAAGGAACGAGGAAACCTCGACTCCAGGCCCAGCCTCCGGCGGCGCGAAGGCGGCTCCTTCCTTGGCCGCCGCCAGGGCTTCCAGCGCGCCCGGGGGCGCTGCACTGCGCCCCGCCGAGGCCGATCTCTCCCCCTCggcctccctcccttctcccccGGCGGCCGCGGCTTTATGCGGCTCCTTGTCACTTGCGGAGAATGCCTGTGCGAGGCCTGTGCTGCCACACGGCCGATTGTGAGCGTGCCAAGGCGGGTGAATGGGGAGGCCTCAGAGCGCCGCGCCATTGTGGGGCCGGGCCTCGCTGAAAGGAGGCTCCGGGCCGGGAAGGTGCGGAAAGAATGGCTTTTTATTGGAGTCCCGAACAAAAGGTGTGGTAGGAAGGCGAGGTCCCCTGCGC encodes the following:
- the Nkx2-3 gene encoding homeobox protein Nkx-2.3; this translates as MMLPSPVTSTPFSVKDILNLEQQHLHGAHLQTDLEHHFHSVPCMLAAAEGTQFSDGGEEDEEEEREKLSYLNSLATADGQGDSGLCHQGYVHSVLRDSCSRPKEHEEEVVRDRNQKNCQLKKPLETTGDCKTAEESERPKPRSRRKPRVLFSQAQVFELERRFKQQRYLSAPEREHLASSLKLTSTQVKIWFQNRRYKCKRQRQDKSLELGAHAPPQPPRRVAVPVLVRDGKPCVTPSAPAYGAPYSVGAGAYSYNSFPAYGYGNSAAAAAAAAAAAAAAAAAYSGSYGCAYPAGGSGGGGASAAATTMQPACSATGGGPFMNVSNLGSFGGGGGSQPLHQGATAGTACAQGTLQGIRAW